From Pan paniscus chromosome 9, NHGRI_mPanPan1-v2.0_pri, whole genome shotgun sequence, the proteins below share one genomic window:
- the CCDC86 gene encoding coiled-coil domain-containing protein 86, producing the protein MDTPLRRSRRLGGLRPESPESLTSVSRTRRALVEFESNPEETREPGSPPSVQRAGLGSPERPPKTSPGSPRLQQDAGLESPQGQPEPGAASPQRQQDLHLESPQRQPEYSPESPRCQPKPSEEAPKCSQDQGVLASELAQSKEELTLGAPQHQLPPVPGSPEPYPGQQAPGPEPSQPLLELTPRAPGSPRGQHEPSKPPPAGETVTGGFGAKKRKGSSSQALASKTLNKEELPVIPKGKPKSGRVWKDRSKKRFSQMLQDKPLRTSWQRKMKERQERKLAKDFARHLEEEKERRRQEKKQRRAENLKRRLENERKAEVVQVIRNPAKLKRAKKKQLRSIEKRDTLALLQKQPPQQPAAKI; encoded by the exons ATGGATACACCGTTAAGGCGCAGCCGACGGCTGGGAGGCCTAAGGCCCGAATCCCCCGAGAGCCTCACCTCAGTTTCGCGGACGAGACGGGCCCTTGTGGAGTTCGAGTCGAACCCAGAAGAAACGAGGGAGCCCGGGTCTCCTCCGAGTGTGCAGCGGGCTGGCCTGGGGTCCCCCGAAAGGCCGCCGAAGACAAGCCCAGGATCACCCCGTCTGCAGCAGGATGCAGGCTTGGAGTCCCCCCAAGGGCAGCCAGAGCCAGGCGCAGCGTCCCCCCAGCGTCAGCAAGACCTACACCTGGAGTCGCCTCAAAGACAGCCGGAGTACAGTCCTGAATCCCCACGATGTCAGCCGAAGCCAAGTGAGGAGGCACCAAAGTGTTCTCAGGACCAGGGAGTACTGGCCTCGGAGTTGGCCCAGAGTAAGGAGGAGCTGACCCTGGGGGCCCCCCAGCATCAGCTACCGCCGGTCCCGGGATCACCAGAGCCTTACCCCGGTCAGCAAGCTCCCGGTCCGGAGCCCTCTCAGCCACTACTGGAGCTGACACCCAGGGCACCTGGCTCCCCCCGGGGTCAGCATGAGCCGAGCAAACCACCTCCAGCTGGGGAGACGGTGACAGGCGGCTTCGGGGCAAAGAAGCGAAAAGGTTCTTCATCCCAGGCCCTAGCGTCCAAGACGTTGAATAAAGAGGAgcttcctgtaatcccaaaggGGAAGCCCAAATCGGGACGAGTGTGGAAGGACCGCTCCAAGAAAAG ATTCTCCCAGATGCTTCAGGACAAGCCCCTGCGCACATCGTGGCAGCGGAAGATGAAGGAACGGCAGGAGAGGAAGCTGGCCAAGGACTTTGCCCGTCacctggaggaggagaaggagaggcgCCGCCAG GAGAAGAAACAGCGCCGGGCTGAGAACCTGAAACGCCGCCTGGAGAATGAGCGGAAGGCAGAGGTCGTCCAAGTG ATCCGAAACCCCGCCAAGCTCAAGCGGGCAAAGAAGAAGCAGCTGCGCTCCATTGAGAAGCGGGACACCCTGGCCCTGCTGCAGAAGCAGCCGCCCCAGCAGCCGGCAGCCAAGATCTGA
- the PTGDR2 gene encoding prostaglandin D2 receptor 2, whose protein sequence is MMSANATLKPLCPILEQMSRLQSHSNTSIRYIDHAAVLLHGLASLLGLVENGVILFVVGCRMRQTVVTTWVLHLALSDLLASASLPFFTYFLAVGHSWELGTTFCKLHSSIFFLNMFASGFLLSAISLDRCLQVVRPVWAQNHRTVAAAHKVCLVLWALAVLNTVPYFVFRDTISRLDGRIMCYYNVLLLNPGPDRDATCNSRQAALAVSKFLLAFLVPLAIIASSHAAVSLRLQHRGRRRPGRFVRLVAAVVAAFALCWGPYHVFSLLEARAHANPGLRPLVWRGLPFVTSLAFFNSVANPVLYVLTCPDMLRKLRRSLRTVLESVLVDDSELGGAGSSRRRRTSSTARSASPLALRSRPEEPRGPARLLGWLLGSCAASPQTGPLNRALSSTSS, encoded by the coding sequence ATGATGTCGGCCAACGCCACACTGAAGCCACTCTGCCCCATCCTGGAGCAGATGAGCCGTCTCCAGAGCCACAGCAACACCAGCATCCGCTACATCGACCACGCGGCCGTGCTGCTGCACGGGCTGGCCTCGCTGCTGGGCCTGGTGGAGAATGGAGTCATCCTCTTCGTGGTGGGCTGCCGCATGCGCCAGACCGTGGTCACCACCTGGGTGCTGCACCTGGCGCTGTCCGACCTGTTGGCCTCTGCTTCCCTGCCCTTCTTCACCTACTTCTTGGCTGTGGGCCACTCGTGGGAGCTGGGCACCACCTTCTGCAAACTGCACTCCTCCATCTTCTTTCTCAACATGTTCGCCAGCGGCTTCCTGCTTAGCGCCATCAGCCTGGACCGCTGCCTGCAGGTGGTGCGGCCGGTGTGGGCGCAGAACCACCGCACCGTGGCCGCGGCGCACAAAGTCTGCCTGGTGCTTTGGGCACTAGCGGTGCTCAACACGGTGCCCTATTTCGTGTTCCGGGACACCATCTCGCGGCTGGACGGGCGCATTATGTGCTACTACAATGTGCTGCTCCTGAACCCGGGGCCTGACCGCGATGCCACGTGCAACTCGCGCCAGGCGGCCCTGGCCGTCAGCAAGTTCCTGCTGGCCTTCCTGGTGCCGCTGGCGATCATCGCCTCGAGCCACGCGGCCGTGAGCCTGCGGTTGCAGCACCGCGGCCGCCGGCGGCCAGGCCGCTTCGTGCGCCTGGTGGCGGCCGTCGTGGCCGCCTTCGCGCTCTGCTGGGGGCCCTACCACGTGTTCAGCCTGCTGGAGGCGCGGGCGCACGCTAACCCGGGGCTGCGGCCGCTCGTGTGGCGCGGGCTGCCCTTCGTCACCAGCCTGGCCTTCTTCAACAGCGTGGCCAACCCGGTGCTCTACGTGCTCACCTGCCCCGACATGCTGCGCAAGCTGCGGCGCTCGCTGCGCACGGTGCTGGAGAGCGTGCTGGTGGACGACAGCGAGCTGGGTGGCGCGGgaagcagccgccgccgccgcaccTCCTCCACTGCCCGCTCGGCCTCCCCTTTAGCTCTCCGCAGCCGCCCGGAGGAACCGCGGGGCCCCGCGCGTCTCCTCGGCTGGCTGCTGGGCAGCTGCGCAGCGTCCCCGCAGACGGGCCCCCTGAACCGGGCGCTGAGCAGCACCTCGAGTTAG